In Erigeron canadensis isolate Cc75 chromosome 6, C_canadensis_v1, whole genome shotgun sequence, the following are encoded in one genomic region:
- the LOC122604840 gene encoding agamous-like MADS-box protein AP3: MPKGKRKIVIKKIEKNKTRQVAFSKRRTGLFKKASELCVLTGARVAILVKSPGEKVFAFGHPNADVLIDRYLGHDNNKNNAVTQHSVPPLAIDEYNQHYVQVSRELEIEKKRKVKVPVSQSGAKWYEEPVEEMNDVVELEQYLSSLVELRKKVETRADELMMIKTGRRFLSTSNVSEICSNNASEICSNNVSAIGSNNPSVLGWNNNGVPTLGQPSNANVNVGPDFDPMMIKTAPMFLSASNMSEIGSNNASEICSINPSLLGWNNNVVPMLGQPSNANVNVGPDLDPMMIKTAPRFFSTSNMSEIDSNNASEIGSNNVSEIGSNNSSVLGWNNSVPIVGEPSNANVNVGPDFDPCSSLHGGIDFKEDWDFDELLNKWF; encoded by the coding sequence atgccCAAAGGCAAGAGAAAGATAGTaatcaaaaaaattgaaaaaaacaaaactaggCAAGTAGCTTTCTCTAAACGTAGAACCGGACTGTTCAAGAAGGCATCAGAACTTTGTGTTTTGACTGGTGCCCGAGTCGCTATTCTGGTTAAGTCTCCTGGTGAGAAGGTTTTTGCATTTGGTCATCCCAATGCAGACGTCCTCATAGACCGCTATCTTGGTCATGATAACAATAAGAATAATGCAGTTACTCAGCATTCGGTACCCCCTTTGGCAATTGATGAATATAATCAGCATTATGTGCAGGTTTCTAGGGAGTTAGAGATAGAGAAGAAACGTAAAGTGAAGGTTCCGGTTAGCCAAAGTGGAGCCAAGTGGTATGAAGAGCCCGTTGAAGAGATGAATGATGTGGTTGAGTTGGAACAATATCTTTCGTCACTGGTGGAATTAAGGAAGAAAGTGGAGACAAGGGCAGATGAACTCATGATGATCAAGACAGGCCGGAGGTTCTTGTCTACTTCCAACGTGTCTGAGATTTGCTCGAATAATGCTTCTGAAATCTGCTCGAATAATGTTTCTGCAATTGGCTCAAATAATCCTTCTGTATTAGGGTGGAATAATAATGGTGTTCCTACGCTTGGTCAACCTTCAAATGCCAATGTCAATGTCGGGCCAGATTTTGACCCCATGATGATCAAGACAGCCCCGATGTTCTTGTCTGCTTCCAACATGTCTGAGATTGGCTCGAATAATGCTTCTGAAATCTGCTCAATTAATCCTTCTTTATTAGGGTGGAATAATAATGTTGTTCCTATGCTTGGTCAACCTTCAAATGCCAATGTCAATGTCGGGCCAGATCTTGACCCCATGATGATCAAGACAGCCCCGAGGTTCTTCTCTACTTCCAACATGTCTGAGATTGACTCGAATAATGCTTCTGAAATCGGCTCGAATAATGTATCTGAAATTGGCTCGAATAATTCTTCTGTACTAGGGTGGAATAATAGTGTTCCTATAGTGGGTGAACCTTCAAATGCCAATGTCAATGTCGGGCCAGATTTTGACCCATGCTCATCCCTACACGGTGGAATTGATTTCAAGGAAGACTGGGACTTTGATGAGCTGTTAAATAAAtggttttaa
- the LOC122603756 gene encoding 40S ribosomal protein S25-like, with protein sequence MAPKKEKAPPPSSKPAKSGGGKQKKKKWSKGKQKEKVNNMVLFDKATYDKLLTEAPKFKLITPSILSDRLRINGSLARKAIKDLMARGAIRMVSTHASQQIYTRATNT encoded by the exons ATG GCTCCAAAGAAGGAAAAGGCTCCTCCACCGTCATCTAAGCCCGCCAAGTCCGGTGGTGGAAAACAGAAGAAGAAg AAGTGGAGCAAGGGAAAGCAAAAGGAGAAGGTGAACAACATGGTTCTCTTTGACAAGGCCACCTATGACAAGCTTCTTACCGAAGCACCAAAGTTCAAGCTCATCACTCCTTCCATCTTATCCGACAGACTTAGG ATCAATGGATCTTTGGCACGAAAGGCAATCAAGGATTTGATGGCAAGAGGTGCGATTAGGATGGTGTCTACACATGCCAGTCAACAAATCTACACCAGGGCCACTAATACTTGA
- the LOC122605531 gene encoding mitochondrial inner membrane protease subunit 2-like, which yields MRGASFLWKFCKSSFTFGLIGLTISDRFASVVHIRGLSMSPTLNPPNNAPLGLLTDDHVLVEKRCLTDYKFSHGDVVVFCSPNSYTEKNIKRITAMPGDWINVPLSYDAVKIPEGHCWVEGDNPSDSMDSRSFGPIPLGLIRGRVTHIIWPPQRVRKIERKFPQGGLTF from the exons ATGCGAGGCGCGAGTTTTCTCTGGAAATTTTGCAAATCATCTTTCACATTTGGGTTAATAGGTCTTACGATATCCGACCGTTTTGCAAGTGTTGTCCATATAAGAGGTTTGTCTATGTCACCCACGTTGAATCCTCCCAACAACGCTCCTTTGGGATTGTTAACCG ATGACCATGTATTGGTGGAGAAACGTTGTCTGACGGATTACAAATTCTCACATGGTGATGTTGTAGTTTTCTG CTCCCCAAATAGTTACACAGAGAAGAACATAAAACGTATAACTGCCATGCCAGGTGACTGGATCAATGTTCCTCTATCATATGATGCTGTCAAGATTCCGGAAGGACATTGTTGGGTTGAAGGAGACAATCCATCTGACAGCATGGACTCCCGATCCTTTGGCCCG ATTCCGTTGGGCTTAATTCGTGGAAGGGTTACACACATTATCTGGCCCCCTCAAAGGGTCCGGaaaattgaaagaaagtttCCTCAAGGTGGGCTCACCTTTTAA